One part of the Bradyrhizobium sp. CB1650 genome encodes these proteins:
- a CDS encoding dodecin domain-containing protein, with protein sequence MPDSVYKVIELVGTSTDSWEKAAANAVEQAAKSLRDLRIAEVVKLDMQLDEKGKVEAYRAKLNVSFKFEGS encoded by the coding sequence ATGCCCGATAGCGTCTACAAGGTCATTGAACTGGTCGGTACCAGCACCGACTCATGGGAGAAGGCGGCCGCCAATGCGGTCGAGCAAGCTGCAAAATCTCTCCGAGATCTTCGCATTGCAGAGGTCGTCAAGCTCGATATGCAACTGGATGAGAAGGGAAAAGTCGAGGCCTATCGCGCCAAGCTCAACGTATCGTTCAAGTTCGAGGGCTCCTGA